The Nitrospira sp. genomic interval GGAAAGCCACACCCGCCATGGCTGATTCCATGCAGATGCTGCCCGGCTTATCACCTGTTGGGCGCAAGAAAATAGTGGCCCAATTCGACGGCGGGCTGCTGTCGTCCGACGCCGGCGTTCTGGTGCTGCGCGAGGTCGAGCAACGTCTTCGCGTCGCGGAACGCATGGCCGTCTGCATAGTCGATCCGCGCGCGCCCGATCAAATCACACATTCTGTCGCCGACATCATCCGCTTTCGATTGTTGATGATCGCGGCGGGCCACGAGGACGGCAACGACGCCAATAGCCTTCGCGTCGATCCGGTCTTCAAGATGGCGCACGATCTGGCGCCTTCAGAGCGTGATCTGTGTTCGCAATCGACGATCTCGCGGCTCGAAAACCTGCCCGATACCCGCGCGCTGTTGCGCATGGGCCGCGCCATGGTCGATCTGTATTGCGAGTCGTTCAAGCAGGTTCCCAAACGCATCACGCTGGACATCGACGACACCTTCGACGCCGTGCATGGCGGCCAGCAATTGCGGCTGTTTAACGCGCATTACGACGAGTATGGTTTTCAACCCATCGTCGTGTTCGACGGCGCGGGCCGCTTCATCACCGCCGTGCTGCGTCCCGCCAAGCGGCCCGGCGGCAAGGAAATCCGCGCCTTTCTTCGCCGCCTGCTGCGCGCCATCCGGGCCAATTGGCCACGAACGGAAATCATGCTGCGCGGCGACAGTCATTACTGATGATGTGGACGGCCTCTCCTCGACGGCATCTAGTGCCAAAGCGTGGTCGCCGGAGTGCGCCACAAAGAAGGGAGACCGTCCGTGAAGAAGTTTATCAGAATCGGCGTCGATCTGGCCAAGAACTATTTTCAGATACACGCGCTGGAGAGCGAAGGTGGGCCCGCGGTGGCGCGCAAGTTGACGCGGACGAAGATGCGGGAGTTCTTTTCGGGGATCGACCCCTCCCTCGTGGGCATGGAGGCGTGCGGTTCGGCGCACTATTGGGCGCGGGAGCTCAAGGTAATGGGTCACGAAGTGTTTCTGATGCCACCGTCCTACACCAGGCCCTACGTCAAGCGCGGCAAGAATGACGCGGTCGACGCCGCGGCCTGTTGCGAAGCGATGTCGCGATCTGGAATGCGCTTCGTTCCGGTCAAGAGCGCGGAGCAACAAGCGACGCTGATGCTGCACAAAACGCGCGAATTGTTGATCAAACAGCGGACTATGAGCGTCAACGCGTTGCGCGCCCATCTTTCGGAGTTCGGCATAATCGTGGCCAGGGGAATCGGCCGAGTTGATGAACTGTGTGATCTGGCCGAAAGTGACGCAACGCTTCCGAACGCAGCCCGGGCCGTCGTGACGGTTCTGGCCCGGCAACTCGAGAATCTCGATAAATCGATCGCTGATCTGGAGAAGGAAATTGCCGCCGCCCATAAGCAAAGCGAGATGAGTCGGCTGCTCGACGAGGTTCCCGGCATCGGAACGATCATTGCCTCTGTGATCTCCGCCAGCGTGCCGGACCCCAACGTGTTCAAGACGGGACGCGATTTCGCCGCTTGGCTCGGTCTGACGCCTCGCCAGAATTCGAGCGGAGGCAAACAGACGCTCGGGGCGATCACCAAGCAAGGAAACCGGTACATCAGGAAATCGCTCGTCCTGGGAGCGACCTCGCTGCTAAACGTGGTCGGAAAACGCAAGGGCGCGTTGCGTGACTGGATCGTCGCGCTTTTGGCGAAGAAGCCGGCGCGGCTGGTTACGGTGGCGCTGGCTAACAAGCTCGCGCGGATCCTTTGGGCGATGATGAAAACCGGCGAGAGTTTTCGCACCGAGATGTTCGCTAAAGCGTAAGATGGACGGTCGCCGCCGCTCGAAAAAAGCTTCGAAGGAAAGTCTCGCCGGTTCGAGTCCAGGTTTGGCAAGCGCAAAGAAACGTGATGAACGACACGGTCACCACCGAAGTTCTGGAATAACCCGCCGGACAGCATGAGCGCATAGCTCGTATTATTGATAGGGATCCAGATCGTCGGACTTCATCAAGGCCAGCGGACATATGCTCCGCACCAACAGGCCGGACATATGACCGCAGCCGACCAAATCGTTCGAAGCGCCAAAAAAGTGCTTGCCATGAGGCCGTCCACATATGCTGCCCCGAGGTGCTCGACTGGTGTCGGGTCAACGGCATTGACTACATCCTCGGCGTCGCGCCGACCACCACGTTGCGCTCCCACATCATCGGGCTCGAAGCCAGCGTGAAGGCGCGTTACGAGGCCACGCAGAAGCAGGGCAAGGCGCGCGGCTTCAAGGAATTTTACGACGGCGCGAAAAGCTGGAGCCGCGTCGAGCGGGTCATCGCGCGGATCGAGGCCGGCTCCGAAGGGCCCGACACGCGCTTCGTCGTCACCAGCCTCAAAAAAAGCAACGCGCGCAGACTTTACGAAGATGTCTATTGCCGGCGCGGCCAGGCCGAGAACCACATCAAATCCTGGAAGACGCATCTGGCTGCCGACCGCACGTCTTGCACGAAGGCCAGCGCCAATCAGTTGCGCCTATTCCTGCACGCAGGCGCCTACTGGCTGATGTGGGGCCTGCGCCTGTCGATGCCGCGGCGCTCCATGTGGCGCGTCGCGCAGTTCGACACGCTGCGCCTGCGGCTGATCAAAATCGCCGCACGCGTCGTCGAGATGAAGACCATGATCCGGGTTCATCTGCCGACATCGTGTCCGGGGCGGGAAATCCTGCGCTTCGCGCTCGCA includes:
- a CDS encoding IS110 family transposase, with translation MKKFIRIGVDLAKNYFQIHALESEGGPAVARKLTRTKMREFFSGIDPSLVGMEACGSAHYWARELKVMGHEVFLMPPSYTRPYVKRGKNDAVDAAACCEAMSRSGMRFVPVKSAEQQATLMLHKTRELLIKQRTMSVNALRAHLSEFGIIVARGIGRVDELCDLAESDATLPNAARAVVTVLARQLENLDKSIADLEKEIAAAHKQSEMSRLLDEVPGIGTIIASVISASVPDPNVFKTGRDFAAWLGLTPRQNSSGGKQTLGAITKQGNRYIRKSLVLGATSLLNVVGKRKGALRDWIVALLAKKPARLVTVALANKLARILWAMMKTGESFRTEMFAKA